Proteins encoded together in one Diceros bicornis minor isolate mBicDic1 chromosome 18, mDicBic1.mat.cur, whole genome shotgun sequence window:
- the UNC119 gene encoding protein unc-119 homolog A produces the protein MKVKKGGGGAGTGAEPAPGTSGPSVEPKLEPQPQAESESESESEPEAGPGPRPGPLQRKQPIGPEDVLGLQRITGDYLCSPEENIYKIDFVRFKIRDMDSGTVLFEIKKPPASERLPIIRRDLDPNAGRFVRYQFTPAFLRLRQVGATVEFTVGDKPVNNFRMIERHYFRNQLLKSFDFHFGFCIPSSKNTCEHIYDFPLLSEELINEMICHPYETQSDSFYFVDDRLVMHNKADYSYSGTP, from the exons ATGAAGGTGAAGAAGGGCGGTGGCGGGGCCGGCACGGGGGCGGAGCCCGCCCCAGGGACTTCGGGCCCGAGCGTGGAGCCCAAGCTGGAGCCGCAGCCGCAGGCGGAATCCGAATCCGAGTCCGAGTCGGAGCCGGAGGCAGGCCCGGGGCCCAGGCCGGGGCCGCTGCAGAGGAAGCAGCCGATTGGGCCGGAGGACGTGCTGGGGCTGCAGCGGATCACGGGCG ACTACCTGTGCTCCCCCGAGGAGAATATCTACAAGATTGACTTCGTCAGGTTCAAGATTCGGGACATGGATTCAGGCACTGTCCTCTTTGAAATCAAGAAGCCTCCAGCCTCAG AGCGGTTGCCCATTATCCGGCGGGACCTGGACCCCAATGCTGGGCGCTTTGTCCGCTACCAGTTCACGCCTGCCTTCCTCCGCCTGAGGCAGGTGGGAGCCAC GGTGGAGTTCACAGTGGGAGACAAGCCTGTTAACAACTTCCGCATGATTGAGAGGCACTACTTCCGCAACCAGCTGCTCAAAAGCTTTGATTTCCACTTTGGCTTCTGCATCCCCAGCAGCAAGAACACCTGCGAGCACATCTACGACTTCCCACTTCTGTCTGAGGAGCTGA TCAACGAGATGATCTGTCACCCATACGAAACACAGTCTGACAGCTTCTACTTCGTGGATGACCGGCTGGTGATGCACAACAAAGCAGACTATTCCTACAGTGGGACGCCTTGA